One genomic segment of Actinoplanes ianthinogenes includes these proteins:
- a CDS encoding DUF4193 domain-containing protein, translated as MATDYDAPRRDEVDLGEDSLEELKSRRTDSQSGSVDVDEVEVAESFELPGADLADEELTVKVLPMQTDEFRCSRCFLVHHRSQLAAERNGELICRECA; from the coding sequence ATGGCCACCGACTACGACGCCCCGCGTCGCGATGAGGTCGACCTCGGCGAGGACAGCCTCGAGGAGCTCAAGTCCCGTCGTACCGACTCGCAGTCGGGATCTGTGGACGTCGACGAGGTCGAGGTGGCGGAGAGCTTCGAGCTGCCCGGCGCCGACCTCGCCGACGAGGAGCTGACCGTCAAGGTGCTGCCGATGCAGACCGACGAGTTCCGCTGCTCCCGCTGCTTCCTCGTGCACCACCGCAGCCAGCTGGCCGCGGAGCGGAACGGGGAGCTGATCTGCCGCGAGTGCGCCTGA
- a CDS encoding DUF3093 domain-containing protein → MTPQPPARTTEAHQERLGLPWWAWPTTLLVGAIVATELTLGFPELPAWLPYSVLLPLSILLLLPLGRLRVAVRDGEFLVDDARLPVEFIADVVALDAAGKREALGVGAHPTAFVVQRPWIGGAVQVLLDDPADPTPYWVVSTRRPVELATTLLAVSRRARAASDSSASAS, encoded by the coding sequence GTGACACCCCAGCCCCCGGCCCGCACCACCGAGGCCCATCAGGAGCGTCTCGGCCTGCCCTGGTGGGCCTGGCCCACCACACTGCTGGTCGGCGCGATCGTGGCCACCGAGCTGACCCTGGGATTCCCCGAGCTCCCCGCCTGGTTGCCCTATTCGGTGCTGCTCCCGCTCTCGATCCTGCTGCTGCTCCCGCTGGGCCGGCTGCGGGTCGCGGTGCGCGACGGCGAGTTCCTGGTCGACGACGCCCGGCTGCCGGTCGAGTTCATCGCCGACGTGGTGGCCCTGGACGCGGCGGGCAAGCGGGAGGCGCTCGGCGTCGGCGCGCACCCCACGGCCTTCGTGGTGCAGCGCCCGTGGATCGGCGGCGCCGTGCAGGTGCTGCTCGACGACCCGGCCGACCCGACGCCGTACTGGGTGGTCAGCACCCGGCGGCCGGTCGAGCTGGCCACCACCCTGCTGGCGGTCAGTCGTCGAGCTCGCGCCGCTTCGGACTCTTCAGCATCTGCTTCTTGA
- a CDS encoding inositol monophosphatase family protein, translating to MSEISSGTSPGELLAIAVRVAREAAATARRMRDEAIGDVQTKSTDTDVVTAADKAVERQVVEALRAGRPGDGVLGEEYGDAGTTEPGAVRWILDPIDGTVNYLYGLPQYAVSLAAEVDGEVLAGVVVNAATGDEWTATRGGGAWRAGRRLACSTETVLGQALIGTGFGYDPRRRAHQGRVFAELITRVRDVRRFGAASLDLCLAAEGKLDAFFEKGLNPWDHAAGGLIAAEAGMVVAGLNGAPAGSEMVLLAPPALFPVLHDLLVELDAAGGA from the coding sequence GTGAGCGAGATTTCTTCGGGCACGTCGCCCGGTGAGTTGCTGGCGATCGCCGTCCGGGTGGCCCGGGAGGCGGCGGCCACCGCGCGCCGGATGCGCGACGAGGCGATCGGTGACGTGCAGACCAAGAGCACCGACACGGACGTCGTCACCGCGGCGGACAAGGCGGTCGAGCGTCAGGTGGTGGAGGCGCTGCGGGCCGGGCGGCCGGGCGACGGGGTGCTCGGCGAGGAGTACGGCGACGCCGGCACCACCGAGCCGGGCGCGGTCCGCTGGATCCTCGACCCGATCGACGGCACCGTGAACTACCTGTACGGCCTGCCGCAGTACGCGGTCTCGCTGGCCGCCGAGGTGGACGGCGAGGTGCTGGCCGGCGTGGTGGTGAACGCGGCCACCGGCGACGAGTGGACCGCGACCCGCGGCGGCGGCGCGTGGCGGGCCGGCCGGCGGCTGGCCTGCTCCACCGAGACCGTGCTGGGCCAGGCGCTGATCGGCACCGGGTTCGGTTACGACCCGCGCCGCCGGGCGCACCAGGGCCGGGTGTTCGCCGAGTTGATCACCCGGGTGCGTGACGTCCGGCGCTTCGGCGCGGCGTCCCTCGACCTGTGCCTGGCCGCCGAGGGCAAGCTGGACGCGTTCTTCGAGAAAGGTCTCAACCCGTGGGATCACGCGGCCGGCGGCCTGATCGCCGCCGAGGCCGGGATGGTGGTCGCCGGGCTGAACGGCGCGCCGGCGGGATCGGAGATGGTGCTCCTGGCCCCGCCCGCGCTCTTCCCGGTGCTGCACGACCTGCTGGTCGAGCTGGACGCCGCGGGCGGTGCCTAG
- a CDS encoding LytR C-terminal domain-containing protein, whose translation MSFARVRALVVVGVLAVAAIVFVIVALVRDKQTDIANGANCPKGAPLADVQLPDDPAEVTLKVLNGTKRAGLADQVTTEFKNRRFTVQPSGKSKTKFDGVAEIRFGPDAVGRAQLVRAYFLAQSKMVYNEKRKGAVIEIVIGDNFQQLATTTEVNQSLVEIGEPELPPGACVKPVTKKPDADS comes from the coding sequence ATGAGCTTTGCGCGCGTCCGAGCGCTCGTCGTCGTCGGCGTGCTCGCCGTGGCCGCGATCGTGTTCGTCATCGTCGCGCTGGTCCGCGACAAGCAGACGGACATCGCGAACGGTGCCAACTGCCCCAAAGGCGCCCCGCTCGCCGACGTGCAGTTGCCGGACGATCCCGCCGAGGTCACCCTCAAGGTGCTCAACGGCACCAAGCGAGCCGGCCTGGCGGACCAGGTGACCACGGAGTTCAAGAACCGCCGGTTCACCGTACAGCCCTCCGGGAAGAGCAAGACCAAGTTCGACGGGGTCGCCGAGATCCGGTTCGGCCCGGACGCCGTGGGCCGGGCGCAGCTGGTCCGGGCGTACTTCCTCGCCCAGTCGAAGATGGTCTACAACGAGAAGCGCAAGGGCGCGGTCATCGAGATCGTCATCGGGGACAACTTCCAGCAGCTCGCCACCACCACCGAGGTGAACCAGTCGCTGGTCGAGATCGGCGAGCCGGAGCTGCCCCCGGGCGCCTGCGTCAAGCCGGTCACCAAGAAGCCCGACGCCGACAGCTGA